A region from the Etheostoma spectabile isolate EspeVRDwgs_2016 chromosome 9, UIUC_Espe_1.0, whole genome shotgun sequence genome encodes:
- the LOC116695244 gene encoding alanine aminotransferase 2 — translation MSSQQLVNPRVRGIRASPHSGLQSLAAHITQEITQGAPKPFKEVMDVSSGDPHKAGVKPMSFVRQVLAVCLHPQLLKNQTLPLDVRLRAQKLLEVCDGGSVGSYTASSGMPHVKQSIAEFITRRDAGVPSHAEDVFISAGSQRALMVVVKLLASGEGETQTGVLTPRPCPHTLPPLLDEAGVTLVTYQLMEDQGWAIDLDELHRALKTARGRCEPRAIYISNPGNPTGHVQDRKSIEEVIRFAAAERLLLLVDEVYQDSVYGQEKEFVSYKRVLFEMDQEFSETVQLVSFHSISSACMGECGLRAGYMEQVNMDPEVTHFVDTMLCTDISTPVTGQLALELMVNPPKPGDPSYDTYTQEILLTLATLSQNAQRVQEFLNALPGMSCQPAMGGIYLYPCLRLPSKIIEKAKKLEVEADVLYCQMLLEEEGVLLGPGCQYDGTTGNHHLRLSILVPPDTVQKVLDRLGSFHLRLVRDKLPHPDGGMKDRVMGGNFRPISPAGTFP, via the exons ATGAGTTCTCAGCAACTTGTGAATCCCAGGGTGAGGGGGATCAGAGCGTCTCCACACAGTGGACTGCAGAGTCTGGCTGCACACATCACACAAGAGATCACACAG GGGGCGCCGAAACCTTTCAAAGAGGTGATGGATGTCAGCTCAGGTGATCCCCACAAAGCAGGAGTGAAACCCATGTCATTTGTTCGCCAG GTCTTGGCTGTATGTCTGCACCCTCAGCTGCTGAAAAACCAAACTCTTCCTCTGGATGTCAGGCTGAGGGCCCAGAAGCTCCTGGAGGTCTGCGATGGCGGCAGTGTAG GTTCCTATACAGCCTCCTCTGGCATGCCTCATGTCAAGCAGAGCATCGCTGAGTTCATCACGAGACGAGATGCCGGAGTGCCTTCACACGCTGAAGACGTCTTTATCTCTGCTGGTTCTCAAAGGGCCCTGATG GTGGTTGTGAAGCTGCTGGCCAGTGGGGAGGGGGAGACTCAGACAGGCGTGCTGACCCCGAggccctgcccacacaccctgCCCCCGCTGCTGGATGAAGCAGGGGTGACTCTGGTGACGTACCAGCTGATGGAGGACCAAGGCTGGGCAATAGACCTGGACGAGCTGCACCGAGCTTTAAAGACTGCTAGGGGGCGCTGCGAGCCCAGAGCCATTTACATCAGCAACCCAGGAAACCCCACAG GTCATGTGCAGGACAGGAAGTCGATAGAGGAAGTGATTCGGTTTGCAGCAGCAGAGAGGCTCCTACTGTTGGTTGATGAG GTGTACCAGGACAGCGTGTATGGACAGGAGAAGGAGTTTGTTTCCTATAAGAGAGTCCTGTTTGAGATGGACCAAGAGTTCTCAGAGACAGTGCAGTTGGTCTCCTTCCACTCTATATCCAGCGCCTGCATGGGAGA GTGCGGTCTGAGGGCAGGATACATGGAGCAGGTCAACATGGACCCAGAGGTGACACATTTTGTTGATACCATGCTGTGTACTGATATCAGTACTCCAGTCACAGGACAGCTGGCTCTGGAGCTCATGGTCAACCCACCAAAACCTGGAGACCCATCCtatgacacatacacacag GAGATTCTCCTCACTCTGGCCACTTtgtcccagaatgctcagcGGGTTCAGGAGTTTCTGAATGCTCTACCAGGCATGAGTTGCCAGCCAGCGATGGGGGGAATATACCTTTATCCCTGCCTGCGTTTACCATCTAAGATTATAGAGAAGGCCAAG AAATTGGAGGTGGAGGCAGATGTTCTGTACTGTCAGATGTTACTAGAGGAAGAAGGTGTATTGTTAGGACCAGGATGTCAGTATGATGGAACAACAGGAAACCACCATCTGAG gttaagCATCCTTGTTCCTCCTGACACCGTGCAGAAGGTTTTGGATCGCCTCGGCTCCTTCCACCTTCGCCTCGTACGGGACAAACTTCCTCACCCTGACGGAGGTATGAAGGACAGAGTCATGGGGGGTAACTTCAGGCCCATTTCACCTGCAGGAACTTTCCCATGA